The genome window TTATCTTCCAGCTCTGTGCGAGATCGGGGATCACATTCTCCACCGTCACCTGTTCTTTCATGGGGTTTGTTCGCACCAGCCCGTTGAAGACGGCGGCCGTATGGATGTGGATCCTCGCTGTCGTGGACGTGTGCGAATCAAAGCTCGGGGGATCGGATACCATCTGTACCCTCAAGGTACCGCCCCGGATGGGGCCACTTGGCTGAGCGGAGAACGTCACCCCGGACACCAAAAGACCCATTGCAAACGTGAGTACCGCAACCAATACCAAGCTTCTCCGTGTCATAAACTGCCCTCCTTTTCTCGTTCTGATCTAGCTTTTCAGCCTCGGGTCCAGGATGTTGCGCAGCGAATCTCCCAAGAAATTTGCTGCAAATACGGCAAAACTGATCCCGAGACCGGGAAATATGCAAAGCCACGGTGCAAATTCAAAACGACTCATATTCTCCGACAGATCTCTTCCCCAGGAAGGGGTCGGCGGCGGCACACCCAAACCCAGGAAGCTTAAGGTCGCCTCGGCGAGAAATGCAGTGCCGAGAAGCGCAGATGCGTAAACGAGCCAGGGCCCGACGCAATTGGGCATGATATGGTAGAGGCTTATGCGGAGCTTGGAGGCGCCTGCCACTTTTGCCGATTCCACAAAAAGGCTTTCTCTCAGCACCACGGCCGTTGATCGGGTCAACCGGTTGATCCTGGGGAAATAGGCCACGGCGATGGCCACAATTGTATTCGTAATCGATGTACCGAGTACAGCCATGATCAGTATGGCAAGCACGATAGGGGGCATAGCCATAAGCGCGTCCATGAACCTCTGGAGATAATTATCCACTCTGCCTCCGATCAATCCGCTGAAGATACCGAGAAGTCCTCCCACCACGGAAGCGAGCGTCACCGCTCCCAGTCCAACAAGCAGCGAGGTACGCGATCCGTAAATGAACCTGCTGAAGACATCGCGGCCGAGTTGGTCCGTACCGAACCAGTATTCTCCGGAGGGGGCTTTGAAAACCCTGATCATGGAGGTGCTCAGCGGATCCTTGCCGGCAAAAAGAGGCGCGCCGACTGCGCAGATGACGAGTGCAAGAAGAAGCAATACGCCGATCGTGCCGAGCGGCTCGTCAGCGCAGAGCGCAAGTATTTTTTTCATCCGGTTCCCACTTTCTCCAGGTTGCACCATATCAGAGCCACTCATGATTCGTACCTCACCCGCGGATCAAGTGCTGCGTAGAGCAGGTCTACGACAAGGTTCACAAACATGGCAAAAACAAGCAGCACGAGAATACTCCCTTGCAGCACGTAGAGATCCCGGCTCTGGGCCGCCTGGACTACGAGGCTGCCGATGCCGGGCAAACCGAAGATACGTTCTATGACGACCGCGGCACCGATGAGGATCACCGTCTCCAGCCCGTAGAAAGTGACGACCGGAACGAGCGCGTTAGGAAGAGCGTGGCGTCTCGTCACAAAGGCCTCACTTAACCCCTTGGCTCGCGCAGTCCTTATGTAGTCTTCCCCAAGAATCTCTACAAGGGCCGATCGTATCATTCTTGTGCCGATGCCGAAGGGCCTCAACGCCATGATCAAGGAGGGTAGCAGGAGCTGCTTCAGCGCATCTACAGGATGGGTAAAGATGTTGAAATACTCGATAGACAAAGAAGAGCCGTGGAATGTGAGTAGAAGCATAATCGCTATCACGGCGATCCAGAAGTTTGGCACCGATATGAAAAGCGTGGAGAAAATACGCAT of Syntrophorhabdaceae bacterium contains these proteins:
- a CDS encoding ABC transporter permease; protein product: MTRYITQRLLWFIPVLFVTLTLMFFLLQVVPGDPLRAAFGDQKALSEAQLSTLRVRLGLDKPVSERYFKWLWDVVHLDLGISFYSGDTVKEQLWARIPVTTGLVIISSFLMILLSLPCGTVSGFYHDRWPDWLMRIFSTLFISVPNFWIAVIAIMLLLTFHGSSLSIEYFNIFTHPVDALKQLLLPSLIMALRPFGIGTRMIRSALVEILGEDYIRTARAKGLSEAFVTRRHALPNALVPVVTFYGLETVILIGAAVVIERIFGLPGIGSLVVQAAQSRDLYVLQGSILVLLVFAMFVNLVVDLLYAALDPRVRYES
- a CDS encoding ABC transporter permease, coding for MKKILALCADEPLGTIGVLLLLALVICAVGAPLFAGKDPLSTSMIRVFKAPSGEYWFGTDQLGRDVFSRFIYGSRTSLLVGLGAVTLASVVGGLLGIFSGLIGGRVDNYLQRFMDALMAMPPIVLAILIMAVLGTSITNTIVAIAVAYFPRINRLTRSTAVVLRESLFVESAKVAGASKLRISLYHIMPNCVGPWLVYASALLGTAFLAEATLSFLGLGVPPPTPSWGRDLSENMSRFEFAPWLCIFPGLGISFAVFAANFLGDSLRNILDPRLKS